The Kosakonia sp. SMBL-WEM22 sequence GCAGAGCATTATTGGCGATCGCAAAGTGTGGCGCTTCTCGCCCAACGCGGCGAACAGCGATTTTACCGCCACCAATGTGCATATCACCTCGCACGGTACCGAGTTCACGCTGCAAACGCCGACCGGCAATGCCGACGTGATTTTACCCCTGCCGGGACGTCACAACATTGCTAACGCGCTGGCGGCGACCGCGCTGGCGATGGCGGTAGGCGCATCCCTCGATGCGGTGAAAAAGGGTCTGGCGAAGCTGAAAGCGGTGCCGGGCCGTCTCTTCCCGGTGCGCCTCGGCGAAAACCAGCTGCTGCTGGATGATACCTATAACGCCAACGTCGGGTCGATGACCGCCGCTGCGCACGTGCTGGCAGAGATGCCCGGCTACCGCGTAATGGTGGTGGGCGATATGGCGGAGTTGGGCGACGAAAGCGAAGCCTGCCATGTTCAGGTCGGCGAAGCGGCAAAATCCGTCGGTATCGACAAGGTGCTGAGCGTCGGCACATTAAGTCAAGCGCTCAGCGACGCCAGCGGCGTCGGCGAGCATTTCAACGATAAAGCTGCGGCTACGGCGCGTTTAAAAGCGCTGATTGCCGAGCACCCAATCATTACCATTTTAGTGAAAGGTTCACGTAGCTCCGCCATGGAAGAGGTGGTACGCGAATTACAGGAGAACGGGACATGTTAGTTTGGCTGGCCGAGCATTTGGTCAAATATTATTCCGGCTTTAACGTCTTTTCCTATCTGACGTTTCGCGCCATTGTCAGCCTGCTGACCGCGCTCTTCATCTCGTTGTGGATGGGGCCGCGCATGATTGCCCGCTTGCAGAAACTCTCTTTTGGCCAGGTTGTGCGTAACGACGGCCCGGAATCGCATTTCAGTAAAC is a genomic window containing:
- the murF gene encoding UDP-N-acetylmuramoyl-tripeptide--D-alanyl-D-alanine ligase, whose product is MISVTLNQLAGTLHGELLGQDVTIDAVTSDTRKLTPGCLFVALKGERFDAHDFADQAKAGGAGALLVSRKLNTDLPQLVVSDTRQAFGELAAWVRQQVPTRVVALTGSSGKTSVKEMTAAILSECGNTLYTAGNLNNDIGVPMTLLRLTREHQYAVIELGANHQGEIAWTVSLTRPEAALVNNLAAAHLEGFGSLAGVAKAKGEIYTGLPANGIAILNADNNDWLNWQSIIGDRKVWRFSPNAANSDFTATNVHITSHGTEFTLQTPTGNADVILPLPGRHNIANALAATALAMAVGASLDAVKKGLAKLKAVPGRLFPVRLGENQLLLDDTYNANVGSMTAAAHVLAEMPGYRVMVVGDMAELGDESEACHVQVGEAAKSVGIDKVLSVGTLSQALSDASGVGEHFNDKAAATARLKALIAEHPIITILVKGSRSSAMEEVVRELQENGTC